The region GGTAAAGTAATTATATTGCTATTATGTCTAAAAATCTCTTCATTCATATTAAACATTATACTTTTATATGTAATTTTATCTTTGTGCTTATCATATGACACTCTAGTACCTAAATCATAATTTAAATTTTCCGCATATTTTTCTATATCTAGTATTACTTTTCTGTAGTTAATTTCGAGTTCATTGCTGTTATTTGAAACACAATCAAAACTTATATATTTTCTCTCCTTATTATATTTAATAAATACCTTATCGTTTTCATGCTCAATAATTGAGGAAAGCGTATTTTTAATTGAATTCAAGTGATTCTTTATCTCATTTAACTCTTTTAATTTATTTTCTATAATCTCTTGCTGAATATTTATCATATTAAATAGTTCTCGTGTAGAACTGTTTGTACCTATTAAATTCTTTATTTGCTCCAGTGATAGTCCTATACTTTTACAATATTTAATTATATCAATCTGAAGAAATTGTTCTACACTATAATATCTATAATTACTTTTTTTATTTATAATTTTAGGCTTAAGTAGTCCTATTTTATCATAGTATCTCAAAGTTTGAACTGATATGTTATGAAGTTTTGAAATCTCACCAATAGAAAAATTATTCATCCTTTATCACCCTTGCTTTTACATTATATATGATACAGCTTTTTTAGTATTAGCCTTTATATTGGTAATAATATTTATTGTTAAAAAGCATAGCATTTCCGAAAATATCATGCTAGCCCATATCCCATTTATACCATAAAAACGTGACGCTATAAATAAAATTATTGGCAAAAATATAAAAGATCTAAAAGAACAAATAAGATTCGAAAATCTAGGCATTTCTATAGCTTGGTAATATATTGATGTGTTCAAATTTAAACCTATAATAATGTAAGCAAAATTTGATATATTAAGACCAATATATGTCATATTAATTAGTTTTATATCTGATGTAAAGAGACTCACAAACTTCATTCCAAAAACAAAACATACTAAAGTAAAAATGAAACCTATTGCTGCAGAAATTATTAGTGAAAATTTATATATGGATAGCATTTTCTTAGAAGACTTAGTTCCAAAATAATAACTTATTAATGGCTGTGCTCCAAAACTAACCCCAACAAGCATCATATATATGTTGGTAGTAATATAATTTATTATGCTGTAAGACGCAATTCCATTTTCCCCAATGCTGCGGCTCAGCACTATATTATAAAAAAATATTATTATTGAGAATGCCACTTCTGCAAAAAAAGACGGAAAACCTATGGCAAAAAT is a window of Clostridium pasteurianum DNA encoding:
- a CDS encoding MerR family transcriptional regulator translates to MNNFSIGEISKLHNISVQTLRYYDKIGLLKPKIINKKSNYRYYSVEQFLQIDIIKYCKSIGLSLEQIKNLIGTNSSTRELFNMINIQQEIIENKLKELNEIKNHLNSIKNTLSSIIEHENDKVFIKYNKERKYISFDCVSNNSNELEINYRKVILDIEKYAENLNYDLGTRVSYDKHKDKITYKSIMFNMNEEIFRHNSNIITLPEGEYVTIYFEGKWFESKEYYDKIIKYIDENNINVKGDFHELYIFPQVDENGEEKTITQLEILLMR